A single genomic interval of Oryzias latipes chromosome 3, ASM223467v1 harbors:
- the cenpf gene encoding centromere protein F isoform X2, whose product MSWAVEEWKDGLPGKALQKIQEMEVQLDKLKKERTQKQFQLDSLEAALQKQKQKVDSERTEISALKRENQSLVESCDAVEKARQKTVHDLGIKEQQVSYLEGQLSSCKKTIDRLEQELKKYKNELDRSQPANSSTLSSSSSELHSYNTPQKSFATPAPVSAFKHQDNRLEELQEKYNQEVEERKRLETELKVLQVKLLSQSSVTVSHKDIAARQAGSSIFPWQQQDQVHSRQSLDMKETPLKRRGTSLWDAHEETPIKSSQHMNSSRTFQSPSGSSHQMEQLKTLNQELHGRVSELERNLSNQEKEIRTQAFKLQELQTQLSKAHKDLAERERDLVKASQELNQATDRHQQLEAKYSSVEQKMKQVTEELSCQRHNAESCKQMLEQKLKDQERNSQKDLAQLQSSHQALDQELNQTRTKLTQAVQQSKKDYNILEADMEKMRFQKSQLEKEMEEQKLKLLRSEQSLQASQTKELDLRKKMEELQKEKNTLTVQLDQSDRRLSQLEEEKKTSEQSLKRTQGLLNDIKAKSEGQTEELKRLQAKLQQQTQTSERELEHLKKTLSDAESKHEKAQIELQKQKQELEMLCNKVSIFESESYKLKSNLAVSQNECKTLKEEHQAVLEWKTAKEKLINETEALQKNLKDQINSLESDLSSVNEANAELQKKLVVTEEEKGTLSAHIDSLKGELLNKCTELEEREHQYKELQNQLSAAGLKHTKDLENIGVQVTQLEAQITELESRLHKETARAELAEKTKAELQEEHQAACDLVHSKEQLVELGQAENTQLKESLGRVTAQLEEQNSSFAEERAALLKQCEESVSAKAEENERIKLETEEAKQELLLCKSQVTSMEQLLKVQEQLRAELQKEIKTTSEAEGDLKKMYEKQSEELTQLEKELKNQLSHTEEKEKQLRASEAQVESAEKLRDELEKTVQKMMEEAEVLQQSHTVKLNALQQQISSLEEEVATNKDAAEEVPLLKNKLDLANRSIADLKTSIEDLKNNLFSANNNAANLNSTLAEKMDLILTLEKEINDLADRMREESKKHTQEMEVALDKEKDLKEQLETSRKSLATAKAESNSRRDEIKTMKTTLSAASDGLKERDAMIKSLQEKLDKAETEQAKTSDLLKEKIVSMNKITVQLEMLQMDLEDNENAMNSVEELKETIASMEAQLAHNQSQMSEMEARLEESKAQVSVLETRLDEVQSEVSLLETKYVTAKEELFERSCEISRLEEEANRREQLEEKLVTLESKLNQAEEEKTKSEMAHRQMIQEKEHSLSQVTEEKQNLELLLSCLRDDSKQVETEMILLKEEKKQLDARVDKLWEENQQLQARVQELVGEKQQTETKIDEMALKAQEAESTLNQVLEEKSHLEVGLNLMNEEKAQIEGKLLALTSEKSDLVSNVNRLQQEKLQLEFSCTQYSEENGKLQFSLNQASEEKQQLEDKTEKLEEGMASLREENQRTQHSLLLSSQECQRLREQIDMKTSEEHERNQRFEAEQAELQQKLAALQKELTVFKQQCDSLQEQVDQQHRLIQQLSESPNPQDPTEVSYHHPMSTNMDVISMDEAGEQENLEPEPDANVSISPDLHPLNGPSDASRMRELSQQSDSVCSVDTGDSEDQLLSRKGIPDQEMVQDRVGSEKEEEWDGDVDKISKEDQLPQSQASEASCSSEDVQTNDSVICDLCETEQLKSPAELKNQELHQYQEIISKQQQELQALRSELDCLNSDLEVRKEMTSELEIQVQNLEKKVGVAEEEARGAAHQLCSALETRNNLSSELTQLSEEKETLTLQLQTAQSQLTDAMEMLQGLDMAKGGWDEKFLQQESELKRVRSEKANLEQHILGMEAELESMQVESSRRKEEMEAQKRTCSAMEQQLETLRTETIQLRSEIVFCTEERDELTQSVAHWKDQVNCLEKSNCDIRSLISILEDDIRAGKKEYEALQSSMEKLKEEKEQLVEQVKVMEVAITQQHGEKEELLGHLNQCKEDQTSADQSSESMVGKIQALEGEVCRLSQSLESSLLEKGEIASRLNSTQDEVMQMRTGIEKLQVRIESDERKKKKMGELLKAAQRKSDSLQDRIDALEREKEDLEQSLEQTVLQAETFKAELEEERRQVEEEKEELSNKLSELSATLDHLMVEKAQMERELQAKSREIEELKAAKDELEKGLEKAEVERTEKESLKNRVDDLERVMREEAEMQNRKIDDLQAQLQTSRHRQEQVEQKSKEMNEEKKKMQFLLEEMEKEKRTLQISLEEWQTDSQRLRSQEEERQKERNNLRADVESLEEEIKKLKTSLSVKEEEICALVKEKEAEAEKRQASLKSISSLMEEKEQAEKVNLQLVEEKEKLQSGLLSLEQEMDNLRCSLIPLGEEKDRLHHEREILTDEKVKLQSDFTSLEKEKWDLEQKLTTLKQEKLNTEKDNQTLETEKQELLSSLHLLKEEKNNLSSTCSLLEAEKQQAQEEKEKLKEELESLQKVFASAERKVETHKQSITKLSEQVSELTNHAARLSKERDSALSKMNLWMKTCKQLEQEKQKILSSSGENGSREDLQGEVTQLRSEAEDRKRQVEELKTVLEKKRTEVEDGLRECREKQRELGELKADLKAKTEEILEKDRELEKTRAELEELNSLAEEKSREADECMDKYCNLMVKVHKLEETNDSLKTQLEQMSANQRATEASSSDNRRRSARKSSSRHQEENRNTENVAPSTPQATLSGKRGHCDINDKESAQEALHNLTKKIKANAVTTPKPRNDEDEFRPEGLPELVQKGFADIPLGEASPFIIRRTTARRCSPRLAARSPLPDGKTLGTVPVQSPSCSLSPDNSKRNQQLPREPQPGDNCHVQ is encoded by the exons ATGAGTTGGGCTGTGGAGGAGTGGAAAGATGGGCTTCCAGGGAAAGCCCTCCAGAAGATCCAGGAGATGGAAGTTCAGCTGGACAaactaaagaaagaaaggaCACAGAAGCAATTTCAGTTGGACTCCTTAGAAGCTGCccttcagaaacaaaaacaaaag gtGGACAGTGAACGTACAGAGATCTCTGCTTTGAAACGGGAAAACCAGTCTTTAGTTGAGTCCTGTGATGCTGTGGAGAAAGCTCGACAAAAGACTGTCCATGACCTTGGAATCAAGGAGCAACAG gtGAGCTACCTGGAGGGTCAGCTGAGCTCCTGCAAGAAGACTATAGATCGACTGGAGCAGGAGTTAAAAAA GTACAAAAATGAGCTTGATCGCTCTCAGCCGGCCAACTCTTCTACACTgtcatcttcatcttctgaACTTCATTCATACAACACTCCACAGAAGAGTTTTGCAACCCCAGCACCGGTCTCAGCTTTTAAACACCAGG ATAACAGACTAGAAGAACTCCAGGAGAAATACAATCAAGAagtagaagaaagaaaaaggctggaaactgaactcaaAGTCTTACAGGTCAAA CTCCTGAGTCAGTCCTCAGTCACTGTCAGCCACAAAGACATTGCAGCTCGTCAGGCTGGATCTTCCATATTCCCATGGCAACAGCAGGACCAGGTCCACAGCCGCCAGTCTCTTGACATGAAGGAAACACCCCTGAAGAGACGAGGGACGTCCCTGTGGGATGCCCATGAGGAGACACCAATTAAATCCAGTCAGCACATGAACTCGTCCAGGACATTTCAGAGTCCCAGTGGAAGCTCCCATCAAATGGAACAGCTGAAAACTCTGAATCAAG AACTTCATGGCCGTGTGTCAGAACTGGAGAGGAATCTGTCCAATCAGGAAAAAGAAATTCGCACTCAAGCTTTCAAACTGCAGGAGCTGCAAACTCAGTTAAGCAAAGCCCACAAAGACCTGGCAGAACGAGAACGAGACCTGGTCAAGGCCAGCCAGGAGCTGAATCAAGCCACAGACAGGCACCAACAGCTGGAGGCCAAG TATTCTTCAGTTGAGCAGAAGATGAAACAAGTCACAGAGGAACTGAGCTGCCAGAGGCACAATGCTGAAAGCTGCAAGCAGATGCTGGAGCAGAAACTCAAGGACCAAGAGAGGAACAGCCAGAAG GACTTGGCTCAGCTTCAAAGTTCTCATCAGGCTTTGGATCAAGAGCTGAACCAGACCAGAACCAAGCTCACACAAGCAGTTCAACAATCCAAAAAGGATTACAATATTCTGGAAGCGGATATGGAGAAG atgcgATTCCAGAAGAGTcaattggaaaaagaaatggaGGAGCAGAAACTAAAACTGTTGCGGTCAGAACAAAGCCTGCAAGCGAGCCAGACCAAAGAACTGGACCTCCGCAAGAAGATGGAG GAGCTGCAGAAAGAGAAGAACACACTGACCGTTCAGTTGGACCAAAGCGATAGACGTCTGTCTCAACtggaagaagagaagaagacTTCAGAGCAAAGCCTCAAACGCACCCAAGGATTATTGAATGATATCAAAG CCAAGTCAGAAGGACAGACAGAGGAGCTGAAGAGGCTTCAAGCGAAACTTCAGCAGCAGACTCAGACCTCAGAACGGGAGCTGGAACACCTGAAGAAGACGCTCTCTGATGCAGAGTCCAAACATGAAAA AGCTCAGATTGAACTCCAGAAGCAGAAGCAAGAGCTGGAGATGCTCTGCAACAAGGTGTCCATCTTTGAGTCGGAGAGTTATAAACTGAAGTCTAACCTCGCTGTGAGCCAGAACGAGTGTAAAACACTGAAAGAAGAGCATCAAGCTGTGCTGGAGTGGAAGACAGCCAAGGAGAAGCTCATCAATGAAACCGAAGCTCTTCAGAAGAACCTCAAAGACCAAATCAACAGTTTGGAGAGCGACCTCAGCTCAGTGAATGAAGCTAATGCTGAGCTTCAg AAGAAGCTCGTGGTTACAGAGGAAGAGAAGGGGACTCTTTCTGCTCACATTGACTCTTTGAAAGGAGAACTCCTTAACAAATGCACAGAGTTGGAGGAGAGAGAGCATCAATATAAGGAGCTCCAGAACCAGCTCTCTGCAGCTGGACTAAAGCACACCAAAGATCTGGAAAATATTGGAGTCCAAGTGACTCAGCTTGAAGCCCAG ATCACAGAGTTGGAGTCACGTCTGCACAAGGAAACTGCTCGAGCAGAACTTGCTGAGAAGACaaaagcagagctgcaggaggaacATCAGGCTGCCTGTGACCTGGTCCACTCAAAGGAGCAGCTGGTAGAGCTGGGCCAGGCTGAGAACACCCAGCTGAAGGAAAGTCTTGGTCGGGTCACTGCACAGCTGGAGGAGCAAAATTCCAG TTTTGCAGAGGAGAGGGCAGCCCTGCTGAAACAGTGTGAAGAGAGCGTTTCAGCCAAAGCTGAGGAGAATGAGCGCATCAAGCTAGAGACGGAGGAGGCCAAGCaggagctgctgctctgcaaaagtCAG GTCACGTCCATGGAGCAACTGTTAAAGGTCCAGGAGCAGCTAAGAGCTGAGCtgcaaaaagaaattaaaacaacGTCTGAAGCTGAGGGGGATCTAAAAAAGATGTATGAGAAGCAATCTGAGGAGCTAACCCAACTGGAAAAGGAGCTGAAAAATCAGCTGAGCCACACTGAGGAGAAAGAGAAGCAGCTCAGGGCGTCTGAAGCACAGGTGGAGTCTGCGGAGAAACTAAGAGATGAGCTggaaaaaactgttcaaaagatgatggaaGAAGCAGAG gTGCTACAACAGAGTCACACTGTGAAGCTCAACGCCCTGCAGCAGCAGATTTCTTCTTTAGAAGAAGAGGTAGCCACAAACAAAGATGCAGCCGAGGAAGTTCCACTCCTGAAGAACAAACTGGATCTGGCCAACCGGTCCATTGCTGACCTCAAAACATCCATAGAAGATCTCAAAAACAATCTCTTCTCTGCAAACAATAATGCTGCTAATCTCAATAGCACTCTGGCTGAAAAAATGGATCTAATTTTAACATTGGAGAAAGAAATCAACGATCTTGCAGACAGGATGAGAGAAGAGTCCAAAAAGCACACCCAAGAGATGGAAGTGGCCCTTGATAAAGAGAAAGACTTGAAAGAGCAGCTAGAAACCAGCAGGAAGTCCTTAGCTACAGCCAAGGCAGAATCAAACTCTCGGAGGGACGAAATCAAAACCATGAAGACGACTCTGTCTGCCGCCTCAGATGGTTTGAAAGAGAGGGACGCCATGATCAAGAGTCTTCAGGAGAAACTGGACAAAGCAGAGACAGAGCAGGCCAAAACCTCAGATCTCCTTAAGGAGAAGATTGTCTCCATGAACAAAATAACG GTGCAGCTGGAGATGCTGCAGATGGATCTAGAAGACAACGAGAATGCCATGAACTCTGTGGAGGAGCTGAAAGAAACTATAGCATCAATGGAGGCCCAGCTTGCTCACAACCAGAGTCAAATGTCAGAGATGGAAGCCAGGCTGGAGGAAAGCAAAGCCCAG GTGTCTGTGTTGGAAACCCGTCTAGACGAGGTTCAGTCTGAGGTTTCTTTGCTGGAGACGAAGTATGTCACCGCCAAAGAGGAGCTGTTTGAGAGAAGCTGTGAAATAAGTCGTCTGGAGGAGGAAGCCAACAGGCGAGAGCAGCTTGAAGAGAAGCTCGTGACTTTAGAGTCTAAACTCAACCAAGCAGAGGAGGAAAAGACCAAATCAGAGATGGCACACAGACAGATGATTCAGGAAAAAGAACACAgcctcagtcaggtgactgaggagAAGCAAAACCTCGAGCTTTTGCTGAGCTGCTTACGGGACGACAGTAAACAGGTTGAAACTGAGATGATTCTGCTAAAAGAGGAGAAGAAGCAGCTTGACGCCCGAGTGGACAAGCTGTGGGAGGAAAACCAACAGCTGCAGGCCAGAGTTCAAGAGTTAGttggagaaaagcagcaaacAGAAACTAAGATTGATGAAATGGCTTTGAAGGCCCAAGAAGCTGAATCTACTCTCAATCAAGTCCTTGAAGAGAAAAGTCATTTAGAAGTTGGTTTAAACctgatgaatgaagaaaaagccCAGATTGAGGGAAAACTCCTGGCATTGACCTCTGAGAAAAGTGATTTGGTTTCTAACGTGAATCGTTTGCAACAAGAGAAGCTTCAGTTAGAATTCAGCTGTACTCAGTATAGTGAGGAAAACGGCAAACTGCAGTTCAGTTTAAATCAAGCATCTGAGGAGAAGCAGCAGTTGGAAGACAAAacagagaagctggaggaggggATGGCTTCTCTCAGAGAGGAGAACCAGCGGACGCAGCACTCCCTCCTTCTGTCCTCACAGGAGTGCCAGAGACTGAGGGAGCAAATCGACATGAAGACCAGCGAGGAACATGAAAG GAACCAGCGGTTTGAGGCCGAGCAGGCAGAACTTCAGCAGAAACTTGCAGCCTTACAGAAGGAGCTGACTGTATTCAAGCAGCAGTGTGATTCCCTGCAGGAGCAAGTGGACCAACAGCACCGCCTCATACAGCAGCTTTCTGAATCCCCAAACCCCCAGGACCCAACAGAAGTCAGCTACCATCATCCCATGAGCACAAACATGGATG tgatttccatggatgaggcAGGAGAACAGGAGAAcctagaaccagaacctgatGCAAATGTCAGCATCAGTCCTGACTTACATCCTTTAAATGGACCAAGTGATGCTTCTAGAATGAGGGAACTTTCTCAGCAGTCTGACTCGGTCTGCAG TGTGGATACAGGAGACAGTGAAGATCAGCTGCTATCTAGGAAGGGAATCCCTGACCAAGAGATGGTCCAAGATCGTGTGGGGAGTGAGAAAGAGGAAGAATGGGATGGAGATGTGGACAAAATAAGCAAAGAGGACCAACTACCTCAGTCACAG GCTTCTGAGGCGAGCTGCAGCTCCGAAGACGTTCAAACAAATGATTCTGTTATCTGTGATCTATGTGAGACGGAACAGCTAAAGTCTCCTG CAGAGCTGAAAAACCAGGAGCTTCATCAATACCAGGAAATCATCTCGAAACAACAGCAAGAACTCCAGGCCTTACGTTCAGAGTTGGACTGCCTGAACTCTGACCTTGAAGTAAGAAAAGAGATGACCTCTGAACTAGAAATCCAGGTTCAGAACCTGGAGAAGAAAGTTGGTGTTGCAGAGGAGGAAGCACGGGGTGCAGCTCACCAGCTTTGCAGCGCTTTGGAGACGAGGAACAACCTTTCTTCAGAG CTGACCCAGCTCTCTGAGGAGAAGGAGACtttaactttgcagcttcaaACTGCTCAAAGTCAGCTGACAGATGCTATGGAGATGCTGCAAGGACTTGACATGGCCAAAG GTGGATGGGATGAGAAGTTTCTCCAGCAGGAGAGCGAGCTAAAGAGGGTTCGGTCTGAAAAGGCTAACCTGGAGCAACACATCCTGGGaatggaggcagagctggagagcATGCAGGTGGAGAGCTCCAGACGTAAAGAGGAAATGGAAGCTCAAAAGAGAACATGCTCGGCCATGGAACAACAGCTGGAAACCCTCAGAACAGAG ACAATCCAGCTCAGATCTGAGATTGTGTTTTGCACTGAGGAGCGAGACGAGTTAACCCAGTCTGTGGCTCATTGGAAAGACCAAGTGAATTGTTTGGAGAAATCTAACTGTGACATCCGGAGTTTGATTTCCATCCTGGAAGACGACATCCGAGCTGGAAAGAAGGAGTATGAAGCTTTGCAAAGCAGcatggagaagctgaaggaggagaaggaacAG CTGGTGGAGCAGGTTAAGGTGATGGAAGTGGCCATAACTCAACAGCATGGGGAGAAGGAGGAGCTGCTTGGCCATCTTAACCAGTGTAAAGAAGATCAGACTTCAGCCGATCAAAGCTCAGAGTCTATGGTCGGCAAGATACAG gcGCTGGAGGGGGAAGTGTGCCGCCTGTCACAGTCTCTGGAGTCGTCTCTGTTGGAAAAAGGAGAGATTGCCTCGCGCCTGAATTCCACTCAGGATGAAGTCATGCAGATGAGGACCGGCATTGAGAAGCTGCAGGTCCGCATCGAGTCAGatgagagaaagaagaagaagatgggAGAGTTGCTCAAAG CTGCACAGAGAAAATCCGACTCTCTGCAGGATCGCATTGACGCTCTGGAGCGAGAGAAGGAAGATTTAGAGCAAAGTCTGGAGCAGACTGTGCTACAG gcagaaacatttaaagctgagctggaggaggagaggagacag gtggaggaggagaaggaagagCTCAGCAACAAACTATCTGAGCTCTCTGCTACTTTGGATCACCTGATGGTGGAGAAAGCGCAAATGGAAAGAGAGCTGCAAGCGAAAAGCAGAGAAATAGAAGAGCTAAAGGCTGCCAAGGACGAGCTGGAGAAAGGGCTGGAGAAGGCAGAGGTGGAGAGAACAGAAAAAGAGAGCCTAAAAAACAGGGTAGATGATCTTGAGAGGGTCATGAGGGAAGAAGCTGAgatgcaaaatagaaaaattgaTGATCTTCAGGCGCAGCTACAAACCTCCCGGCACAGACAAGAGCAGGTTGagcaaaagagcaaagaaatgaatgaagaaaagaagaagatgcAGTTTTTGCTGGAAGAGATGGAGAAGGAGAAACGGACTCTACAGATTTCTCTGGAGGAGTGGCAAACAGATTCACAACGACTTCGCTCTCAGGAAGAGGAGAGGCAGAAAGAGCGAAACAACCTGAGGGCCGATGTTGAGTCACTGGAAGAGGAAATAAAGAAGCTGAAGACCTCATTAAGCGTTAAAGAGGAGGAAATTTGCGCTTtggtaaaagaaaaggaggcgGAGGCAGAAAAAAGGCAAGCTTCATTAAAGTCTATCTCGTCTCTTatggaggagaaggagcaggCGGAGAAGGTAAATCTCCAACTGGTGGAGGAAAAGGAGAAACTGCAGTCAGGCCTGCTGTCATTAGAGCAGGAGATGGATAACCTGCGCTGCAGTCTGATTCCTTTAGGAGAAGAGAAGGACAGACTTCATCATGAGAGGGAGATTTTGACAGACGAGAAAGTGAAGCTTCAATCAGACTTCACCTCATTAGAAAAGGAGAAATGGGATTTGGAGCAAAAGCTCACTACGCTAAAACAAGAGAAGCTGAACACGGAGAAAGACAATCAGACGCTggagacagaaaaacaggaacTGTTGTCCTCCCTTCATCTGCTAAAAGAAGAGAAGAATAATCTGTCTTCAACTTGCTCCTTGTTGGAAGCAGAGAAGCAACAGGCTCAAGAGGAGAAAGAGAAGCTCAAAGAAGAACTTGAAAGCCTCCAGAAAGTTTTTGCCTCTGCAGAGAGAAAAGTGGAAACACACAAGCAGTCCATCACTAAACTGAGTGAACAG GTGTCTGAATTGACGAACCACGCAGCTCGTTTGTCTAAAGAAAGAGACTCAGCCTTAAGCAAGATGAACCTTTGGATGAAGACGTGCAAACAGCTGGAGCAGGAGAAGCAAAAGATTTTAAGCAGCTCAG GAGAAAATGGGAGCAGGGAAGACCTGCAAGGTGAAGTGACCCAGCTGAGATCAGAGGCCGAGGACAGAAAACGACAAGTAGAAGAGCTGAAAACGGTTCTTGAGAAGAAAAGGACAGAGGTGGAAGATGGACTTCGGGAGTGTCGAGAAAAACAGAGAGAGTTGGGGGAACTTAAGGCTGACCTTAAAGCAAAGACTGAGGAGATTCTGGAGAAGGATAGAGAGCTGGAGAAAAccagagcagagctggaggaacTAAACAGTCTCGCTGAGGAGAAAAGCAGAGAGGCAGACGAGTGCATGGACAAATACTGCAACCTGATGGTTAAAGTCCACAAGCTGGAAGAGACCAACGACTCACTGAAAACTCAACTAGAACAGATGAGCGCTAATCAACGTGCCACCGAAGCTAGCAGCTCAGACAACCGCAGGCGTTCAGCCAGGAAGTCCTCCTCCAGACATCAGGAAGAAAACCGCAACACGGAGAACGTGGCTCCTTCAACACCTCAAGCGACCTTGTCAGGGAAAAGAGGTCACTGTGACATCAACGACAAAGAAAGTGCTCAGGAGGCCCTGCACAATCTgaccaaaaaaatcaaagccaACGCTGTGACCACGCCCAAACCCAGAAACGACGAGGATGAGTTCAGGCCAGAGGGGCTTCCTGAGCTGGTGCAAAAAG GGTTTGCTGACATTCCTCTGGGAGAGGCCAGTCCCTTCATCATACGGAGAACCACAGCCAGGCGCTGCAGCCCTCGGCTGGCTGCCAGAAGCCCCCTACCTGATGGAAAG ACTTTAGGGACTGTTCCTGTCCAGAGTCCTTCTTGTAGTTTGTCACCTGACAACTCCAAAAGAAACCAGCAGCTTCCAAGAGAACCACAGCCGGGAGACAACTGTCACGTTCAATAG